In Streptomyces sp. P3, one DNA window encodes the following:
- a CDS encoding response regulator transcription factor, translating into MAIRVLLVDDQPLLRTGFRMILEAEQDIAVVGEAGDGLQAIDQVRALQPDVVLMDIRMPRMDGVEATRQITGPGRDGPAKVLVLTTFDLDEYVVEALRAGASGFLLKDAPANELVQAIRVVASGEAMLAPSITRRLLDKYATHLPSGEEPVPDTLHTLTDREVEVLKLVARGLSNAEIAADLFVSETTVKTHVGHVLTKLGLRDRVQAAVYAYESGLVRPGAQ; encoded by the coding sequence GTGGCCATCCGCGTCCTACTGGTCGACGACCAGCCGCTGTTGCGCACGGGCTTCCGGATGATTCTGGAGGCCGAGCAGGACATCGCGGTCGTCGGCGAGGCCGGAGACGGTCTGCAGGCCATCGACCAGGTGCGGGCGTTGCAGCCCGATGTGGTGCTCATGGACATCCGCATGCCGCGGATGGACGGGGTGGAGGCGACCCGGCAGATCACCGGTCCCGGGCGGGACGGTCCGGCGAAGGTGCTGGTGCTGACCACGTTCGATCTGGACGAGTACGTGGTGGAGGCGCTGCGGGCGGGGGCCAGCGGGTTCCTGCTCAAGGACGCCCCGGCCAATGAGCTGGTGCAGGCGATCCGGGTGGTGGCATCCGGCGAGGCCATGTTGGCGCCGAGCATCACGCGCCGGCTGCTCGACAAGTACGCCACGCATCTGCCGTCGGGTGAGGAGCCGGTGCCGGACACGCTGCACACGCTGACCGACCGGGAGGTGGAGGTGCTGAAGCTGGTGGCGCGGGGGTTGTCGAACGCCGAGATCGCCGCCGACCTGTTCGTCAGCGAGACCACGGTGAAGACGCATGTCGGGCATGTGCTGACGAAGCTGGGACTGCGGGACCGGGTGCAGGCCGCGGTGTACGCGTACGAGAGCGGTCTGGTGCGTCCCGGCGCCCAGTAG
- a CDS encoding site-2 protease family protein, translating into MVESGGSGRPRPDNEESAEHPATPASAATDVPPSEPRGAEPTVAQRQQPSPPDERHTPEAAPAPGDTADTGTGRPGADEAGHGGTADGDEPAADQAAPEETDTDGTHAQDTDAQDIRDTATRTGHHTAGAGAGNRSDAETGRPAPPALPKGPPPQRPPEQPRGGILMGRPFGVPVYVAPSWFLVAALITWVFGGQLDRVLPELGAARYLVSLFFAVAFYASVLIHELAHTIAALRFKLPVRRIQLQFFGGVSEIEKEAETPGREFWLAFVGPLLSLALAGVFYLAMNAVEPGTVPGVLVAGLMISNLIVAIFNLLPGLPLDGGRMLRAVVWKITGRPMTGTVAAAWVGRALAVSVLIGLPLLTQSGALGSGAEDSVGMDTVTDALLAAILAAIIWTGAGNSLRMARLREHLPELRARTLTRRAVPVETHTPLSEALRRANDAGARALVVVDANGEPLSLVREAAIVGVPEHRRPWVAVSGLAQDLNDGMRVSAELAGEDLLDVLRATPATEYLVVEETGEIFGVLSAADVERAFVKAMARPN; encoded by the coding sequence GTGGTGGAAAGCGGCGGGAGCGGGCGGCCGCGGCCGGACAACGAAGAGTCGGCCGAGCACCCCGCGACACCTGCGTCCGCGGCCACCGACGTCCCGCCGAGCGAGCCCCGGGGCGCCGAGCCCACAGTCGCCCAGCGGCAGCAGCCGTCCCCGCCCGACGAACGTCACACCCCCGAAGCGGCCCCCGCCCCCGGCGACACGGCCGACACCGGCACCGGTCGGCCCGGAGCGGATGAGGCCGGCCACGGCGGCACGGCCGACGGCGACGAGCCCGCAGCGGACCAGGCCGCCCCCGAAGAGACCGACACCGACGGGACCCACGCCCAGGACACCGACGCCCAGGACATTCGCGACACCGCCACCCGCACCGGCCACCACACCGCCGGAGCCGGAGCCGGAAACAGATCCGACGCCGAGACCGGACGCCCCGCACCCCCCGCCCTCCCCAAGGGCCCCCCGCCCCAGCGCCCACCGGAGCAGCCCCGCGGCGGCATCCTCATGGGCCGCCCCTTCGGCGTGCCCGTCTACGTCGCCCCCAGCTGGTTCCTCGTCGCCGCCCTCATCACCTGGGTCTTCGGCGGCCAGCTCGACCGCGTCCTGCCCGAACTCGGCGCCGCCCGCTACCTCGTCTCCCTCTTCTTCGCGGTCGCCTTCTACGCCTCCGTCCTCATCCACGAACTCGCCCACACCATCGCCGCACTCCGCTTCAAACTCCCGGTCCGCCGCATCCAGCTCCAGTTCTTCGGCGGCGTCTCCGAGATCGAGAAGGAAGCCGAGACACCGGGCCGCGAGTTCTGGCTCGCCTTCGTCGGCCCCCTCCTCTCCCTCGCCCTGGCCGGCGTGTTCTACCTCGCCATGAACGCCGTCGAACCCGGCACGGTCCCCGGCGTCCTGGTCGCCGGCCTGATGATCTCCAACCTCATCGTGGCGATCTTCAACCTCCTGCCCGGCCTTCCCCTCGACGGCGGCCGCATGCTCCGCGCCGTCGTCTGGAAGATCACCGGCAGGCCGATGACCGGCACCGTCGCCGCCGCCTGGGTCGGCCGCGCGCTCGCCGTCTCCGTCCTCATCGGCCTCCCCCTCCTCACCCAGTCCGGCGCCCTAGGCTCCGGCGCCGAGGACAGCGTCGGCATGGACACCGTCACCGACGCGCTGCTGGCCGCCATCCTCGCCGCGATCATCTGGACCGGCGCCGGCAACAGCCTGCGCATGGCCCGCCTGCGCGAACACCTCCCCGAACTGCGCGCCCGCACCCTCACCCGGCGCGCCGTCCCCGTCGAGACCCACACCCCCCTGTCCGAAGCACTCCGCCGCGCCAACGACGCCGGCGCCCGCGCCCTCGTCGTCGTCGACGCCAACGGCGAACCGCTCTCCCTCGTCCGGGAGGCCGCGATCGTCGGCGTCCCCGAACACCGCCGCCCCTGGGTCGCCGTCAGCGGCCTCGCCCAGGACCTCAACGACGGCATGCGCGTCTCCGCCGAACTCGCCGGCGAGGACCTCCTCGACGTCCTGCGCGCCACCCCCGCCACCGAATACCTCGTCGTCGAGGAGACCGGAGAGATCTTCGGGGTGCTCTCCGCCGCCGACGTCGAACGCGCCTTCGTCAAAGCCATGGCCCGCCCCAACTGA
- a CDS encoding RecB family exonuclease, producing the protein MESSSEGVVRAGDDGVVAEPSRTGAAGSEGAAGVVAVAPASLSPSRAGDFMQCPLLYRFRVIDRLPEKPSPAATKGTLVHAVLERLFDAPAAERTAAGAKSLIPAQWDRLRETRPEVVELFADDPEGERLAGWLAEAERLVERWFTLEDPTRLEPAERELFVETELESGLRLRGIIDRVDVAPTGEVRIVDYKTGKAPRPEYAEGALFQMKFYALVVWRLKNVVPRRLQLVYLGSGDVLTYDPVLADLERVERKLLALWEAIGEATRTGEWRPRPTKLCGWCDHRAHCPEFGGTPPPYPLPVTLEPPAPVRAAASQDGAQGRMGPG; encoded by the coding sequence ATGGAGAGCAGCAGCGAGGGCGTCGTCCGGGCGGGCGACGACGGTGTGGTGGCGGAGCCGTCGCGCACGGGGGCGGCGGGGTCCGAGGGGGCGGCGGGGGTCGTCGCGGTGGCTCCCGCGTCGCTGTCGCCGTCGCGGGCCGGTGATTTCATGCAGTGCCCGCTGTTGTACCGGTTCCGGGTGATCGACCGGCTGCCGGAGAAGCCGAGTCCGGCGGCGACGAAGGGGACTCTGGTGCACGCCGTCCTCGAGCGGCTGTTCGACGCGCCGGCGGCCGAGCGGACGGCGGCGGGGGCGAAGTCGCTGATCCCGGCGCAGTGGGACCGGCTGCGGGAGACGCGGCCGGAAGTGGTGGAGCTGTTCGCCGACGATCCCGAGGGCGAGCGGCTCGCCGGCTGGCTGGCGGAGGCGGAGCGGCTGGTCGAGCGCTGGTTCACGCTGGAGGATCCGACGCGGCTGGAGCCCGCCGAGCGGGAGCTGTTCGTGGAGACCGAGCTGGAGTCGGGGCTGCGGCTGCGCGGGATCATCGACCGGGTCGACGTGGCGCCGACGGGTGAGGTGCGGATCGTCGACTACAAGACGGGCAAGGCTCCGCGGCCTGAGTACGCCGAGGGCGCGCTGTTCCAGATGAAGTTCTACGCGCTGGTCGTGTGGCGGTTGAAGAACGTCGTGCCGCGGCGGCTGCAGCTGGTGTATCTGGGCAGCGGGGACGTGCTGACGTACGACCCGGTCCTGGCGGATCTGGAGCGCGTGGAGCGCAAGCTGCTCGCGTTGTGGGAGGCGATCGGGGAGGCAACGCGGACCGGCGAGTGGCGGCCCCGGCCGACGAAGCTGTGCGGCTGGTGCGATCACCGGGCGCACTGTCCGGAGTTCGGCGGTACTCCCCCGCCGTATCCGCTGCCGGTGACGCTCGAGCCGCCGGCGCCGGTGAGGGCGGCCGCGTCACAGGACGGGGCGCAGGGCAGAATGGGGCCGGGCTAG
- a CDS encoding tRNA (adenine-N1)-methyltransferase — protein MSEPTGAARRRGPFKVGDQVQLTDPKGRHYTFTLEAGKNFHTHKGSFPHDELIGAPEGSVVRTTGNVAYLALRPLLPDYVLSMPRGAAVVYPKDAGQILAFADIFPGARVVEAGVGSGSLSSFLLRAIGDQGMLHSYERREDFAEIARQNVERYFGGPHPAWQLTVGDLQDNLSDTDVDRVILDMLAPWECLEAVSKALVPGGILCCYVATTTQLARTVESIREIGSFNEPTSWESMIRNWHVEGLAVRPDHRMIGHTGFLLTARRLADGVEPPMRRRRPAKGAYGEDYTGPNADGGSGR, from the coding sequence ATGTCCGAACCGACCGGTGCCGCCCGCAGGCGCGGGCCCTTCAAGGTCGGGGACCAGGTTCAGCTGACCGACCCCAAGGGCCGCCACTACACGTTCACGCTCGAAGCCGGGAAGAACTTCCACACCCACAAGGGTTCCTTCCCGCACGACGAACTGATCGGCGCACCCGAGGGCAGCGTGGTCCGCACCACCGGGAACGTCGCCTACCTCGCGCTGCGCCCCCTGCTCCCCGACTACGTCCTCTCCATGCCCCGCGGGGCAGCCGTCGTCTACCCGAAGGACGCGGGACAGATCCTCGCCTTCGCCGACATCTTCCCCGGCGCACGCGTCGTCGAGGCCGGCGTCGGCTCCGGCTCGCTCAGCAGCTTCCTGCTGCGCGCCATCGGCGACCAGGGCATGCTGCACTCCTACGAGCGCCGCGAGGACTTCGCCGAGATCGCCCGGCAGAACGTGGAGCGCTACTTCGGCGGCCCGCACCCCGCCTGGCAGCTCACCGTCGGCGACCTCCAGGACAACCTGTCCGACACCGACGTCGACCGCGTCATCCTCGACATGCTCGCCCCCTGGGAGTGCCTCGAGGCCGTCTCCAAGGCACTGGTGCCCGGCGGCATCCTGTGCTGCTACGTCGCCACCACCACCCAGCTCGCCCGGACCGTCGAGTCCATCCGGGAGATCGGCTCCTTCAACGAGCCCACCTCCTGGGAGTCGATGATCCGCAACTGGCACGTCGAGGGCCTGGCCGTCCGCCCGGACCACCGGATGATCGGCCACACCGGCTTCCTGCTCACCGCCCGCCGCCTCGCCGACGGCGTCGAGCCGCCCATGCGCCGCCGCCGCCCCGCCAAGGGCGCCTACGGCGAGGACTACACCGGTCCCAACGCCGACGGAGGCAGCGGCCGCTGA